The genomic region GCCGCCAGCGAGGTCGACCGCAACGAGGAACTTCACCATCTCATCGACTGGCTCGGCGCCAACATGCCCGAGGATGACGGCAGGATATCGCTGGTTCACGGCGATTTCCGCATCGACAACATGGTCTTCAGCCATGATGCCCATGAAATTCTCGGCATTCTCGACTGGGAACTGTCGACCCTTGGCCACCCCCTGGCCGACCTTGCCTATCAGTGCATGCAATGGCGCCTGCCCCATCAGGGCGGCTTTCGCGGCCTGGGCGGGCTTGACCGCGCCGCCCTCGGCCTTCCGTCTGAAGAAGACTATGTTGCTGCCTATTGCCGCCGCCGAAACATCGAAAGACCCGGCAACTGGCCGTTTTACGTCGCCTTCTGCTTTTTCCGCATCGCCGCCATCCTGCAAGGGGTCTACAAGCGCTCGCTCGACGGCAATGCCTCCAACCCGCAAAAGGCGCGCGAATATGGCAAGGCGGTTCCCGTATTGGGAAAAATGGCCGTGGAGATGATAAACAAGGGCAGTTAGAGCCTTCAGTTTTCGGATACTGCCCGGGAAAGCAAAAACTCGCGAAAGGCTTCAATGCGCGGATCGCGCCGGTCCCGCAGTGGGGAAAGCAGGTAATAACCGGCACCACACGTCATGACATGATCATGGGCGAAAGCCAGGCTGCCGCTTGCAAGCTCTTCCGCCACAAGTTGATGGGGAAGGATGCCGACACCCCTGCCCGCGCGAACAGCTTCCACAATCATCTCGAACTGCGGCAGGACCAGTTCACGGCCCGGTCTGATTTCTTCGGTCGAGTGGCCCGCATCGCGCAGCCAAAGCTCCCAGGAAAGCGGCCGGGTTGCGTTGCGCAACAGCGGCGCGCCAGCCATCAGGGCTTTGAACGATCCATGGCGACCGGCAAGTTGCGGCGTGCAAACCGGACCGATTTTTTCCTGCATGAGAAAATCCGCCTGCATACCCGGCCAGGGCGGATCGCCCTGAACGATCAGGATATCTGCCTTGGCATCCTCCATTGCTGTATTGTCGAGAAAAGTGCGCGTTGCAAGATCGATGCCCGGGAAGGCATCGGTGAAGGCAAACAGATGCGGTGACAGCCAGCGCGCACAAAGCGTGGGATAGGTTGCGACCGTCAGCGAGCCAGCCAAATCGCGCCAGGACTGAAGCTTCAATGTTGCAATTTCAAGTGCCTCCAGAAGCGGGGAAACCGCTTCCAGATACGCTTCGCCTGCCGGGGAAAGGCGAACCCGCTGGCGCTCCCGCACGAAAAGCTGCTGGCCGCTTTGTTCCTCCAACACCCGAATCTGCCGCGAAATGGCACCCTGCGTCAGATTGAGTTCGCGGGCAGCCCGGGTGAAACTGCCGCAACGCGCTGCTGCCTCAAAGGCAATCAGCGAAGCTGAAGTGGGTATCGTACGGCGACTCATGATTTTTCCTGCTCAATTCGCCTGATTCATCCAGGGATTACACTGTTTTTGGGAAAGTTGATTATCTTTTATCATCAACTTGCCAAAAACCATGGTTTGTCAAGCGAGTCGCCGGGGGGTAACTTTCTTGATACCGATGGCGAAGCTGCATGGAGGACATCATGTGCGAAACCACCCAAACCCTTGGCGATCAGCGCAACATGCGGCAATGGCTGGCCGAAGGCGTTGATTCCTCCACCGTTCACCATTTCGTTCCCGGTCCGGGAATTAAAAAGCTCGACCTGAAATTCGACATCGGCGCCCTTCGCGAAGCGCTTGAGACCTGCCTTCAGCGCGTTGAAAGCCAGGGTGATTGGGCCGAACAGGGTTTTGGCGCGTTT from Salaquimonas pukyongi harbors:
- a CDS encoding LysR substrate-binding domain-containing protein; protein product: MSRRTIPTSASLIAFEAAARCGSFTRAARELNLTQGAISRQIRVLEEQSGQQLFVRERQRVRLSPAGEAYLEAVSPLLEALEIATLKLQSWRDLAGSLTVATYPTLCARWLSPHLFAFTDAFPGIDLATRTFLDNTAMEDAKADILIVQGDPPWPGMQADFLMQEKIGPVCTPQLAGRHGSFKALMAGAPLLRNATRPLSWELWLRDAGHSTEEIRPGRELVLPQFEMIVEAVRAGRGVGILPHQLVAEELASGSLAFAHDHVMTCGAGYYLLSPLRDRRDPRIEAFREFLLSRAVSEN